The following are from one region of the Rosistilla carotiformis genome:
- a CDS encoding glutamate-5-semialdehyde dehydrogenase, whose protein sequence is MTTAETPSLKSYCLDVAERAHRASRQLSTLSTEIKNRWLLQSADALLQHEAEIQKTNTLDLQAAAGFGLTDAEVDRLRLTSDRIAAIAKGLREIAALPDPIGQVIEGFRRPNGLQIIKRRVPLGVVFFIYESRPNVTADAAAICVKSGNAVILRGGKEAAHSSAAIVEILNKTAAEVGLPADAVQLVSTADRDAVGHFLEMHELIDVTIPRGGESLIRRVASEATMPVIKHYDGNCHVYVDRDANLDQAVEIAVNSKCHRMGVCNACESLLVHRDVADAFLPQIAAALAQHDVEIVGDPQTCQRVPAASAATEADWSTEYLGPKISVRVVDDLESAIEHINRYGSHHTDAIVTKDLAASERFTDAIDSAAVMVNASTRFNDGGEFGLGAEIGISTDKFHARGPCGLTELTSYKYVVNGQGQVRS, encoded by the coding sequence ATGACCACTGCCGAAACACCTTCCCTGAAATCCTACTGCCTGGATGTTGCCGAGCGCGCCCATCGTGCGTCGCGCCAGCTGTCGACGTTGAGCACCGAAATTAAAAACCGTTGGCTGCTGCAATCTGCCGACGCGCTGCTGCAACACGAAGCGGAGATCCAAAAGACAAACACTCTCGATTTGCAAGCAGCAGCGGGGTTTGGCTTGACCGACGCGGAAGTCGATCGGCTGCGGCTGACCAGCGACCGGATCGCGGCGATCGCCAAGGGGCTCCGCGAAATCGCAGCCTTGCCCGATCCGATCGGCCAGGTGATCGAAGGCTTTCGCCGTCCCAACGGCCTGCAAATCATCAAGCGCCGGGTCCCGCTGGGCGTCGTCTTTTTCATCTACGAAAGTCGCCCCAACGTGACCGCCGACGCGGCTGCGATCTGCGTCAAAAGCGGCAATGCGGTGATCTTGCGAGGGGGCAAAGAGGCGGCGCATTCGAGCGCGGCGATCGTGGAGATCCTCAACAAAACTGCGGCCGAAGTCGGTCTGCCAGCCGACGCGGTGCAGTTAGTCAGCACCGCCGATCGCGACGCGGTCGGCCACTTCCTCGAGATGCACGAACTGATCGACGTCACGATCCCGCGCGGCGGCGAGAGCTTGATCCGCCGCGTTGCTAGCGAAGCGACGATGCCCGTGATCAAACACTACGACGGCAACTGTCACGTTTACGTCGACCGCGATGCGAACCTCGATCAAGCGGTCGAGATCGCTGTCAACTCGAAATGCCACCGCATGGGCGTCTGTAACGCCTGTGAATCGCTGCTGGTCCACCGCGACGTCGCAGATGCCTTCCTGCCGCAGATCGCTGCAGCGTTGGCTCAGCACGACGTGGAGATCGTTGGCGACCCGCAGACCTGCCAGCGAGTCCCCGCGGCGTCGGCAGCGACCGAAGCCGACTGGAGCACCGAATACCTGGGCCCCAAGATCAGCGTCCGCGTGGTCGACGACCTAGAATCGGCGATCGAACACATCAACCGCTACGGTTCGCATCACACCGACGCGATCGTAACGAAGGACCTCGCCGCGTCGGAGCGGTTTACCGACGCGATCGACAGCGCCGCGGTGATGGTCAACGCGAGCACACGATTCAACGATGGCGGCGAATTTGGACTCGGCGCCGAGATTGGCATCTCGACGGATAAATTCCACGCCCGTGGCCCGTGTGGACTGACCGAGCTAACCAGCTACAAGTATGTGGTCAACGGCCAAGGGCAAGTGCGAAGCTGA
- a CDS encoding Ig-like domain-containing protein, producing MTKRSSESRKPQSKTRLRRWIHALLGPAEPRTSGSRFLRLEPLEHRQLMAGDVDLLPPIAPASDETVQYALTSSVTAEGETTPEGEAAPDLVAFAKALSDGGVVFFGAAWCPNCTDQKELFEDGQNYLPFVEVTNPDHSLNATGTAEGISSFPTWRFQDGTEVEGVLSLADISQRSGIAIPQGETPSFVPVGNQTVGVGSPLHIPIDAYDPDGQPLTVTVTSSDPSLLEASVISGNRSLRLKIANYGDMVFELYEQRAERPTARIIELTEDGFYDGITFHRILDDFVLQAGDPTATGAGGSDLGDFDDQFHEDLQHNATGILSYAKTSDDTNDSQFFITEGDSRHLDFNHSIFGQLVEGEAVRDAISEVPTDSTGRLTTAFANAFGQITIEEASIFTDNENSVIMLKPTGSGTGPVNVTITVTDSDGNQTSQVITVNVTADNQLNSNGKPFLGDLSDVATTAGQAATIQLSSTDVEGDAVTYAAFKVGSVGYTTSVNQSTGEVTVTPPAGFVGTFEVQVGVKAASSTVTQADSTAFDLQTLSVTVQASALQGVTLNAASDTGVSNSDGITSSTNPTFTISGTTAGSTVELLSGSTVIGTAVATGTTTQITTTQLASNGNGTYSISARQTSGGTTSAATSPITVVYDSSAPAAITTQIATQATAGSLYTIDLTQAEEGNGVIYSLANGPAGMTIDAQTGVVTWTPTTSQLGDQTFSVKTTDQAGNSRDNSFSVNVGSETTVSLEMSFTDLAGNPITQLQRGDEFLLNITAIDHRLISSLKGVAAAYLDILYNQNLAEPVGTNLTINPTDTAEDIAASPFTFTSLFNDARLGSAATPGLIDELGAFATSQPGLEAGLVSIHFRALNAGVLVFTGDPADGNGTEVLVHGSDDELEPSEVNFGTASIEIVSTFVAADDIYNFDEDSANNAMDVLSNDQLLTAGTTLTIVGTSTPLNGGTVTIVEGGQSLSYTPAANINGADEFTYTVEDQNGSSQTVTVSVGLQPVNDAPTAVADTFDNINRGSTGNVLEVLDNDIITPDENETLRVISVGTTSNGGTVTIASGGSYIQYTPATNFSGTETFSYTISDRTTGGLTSTATVTVNVSALSTGTHTFTVVEDAAAATFDVLTGDRAANPDESNITLQSIVSTSNGGTALITSDGTVQYKPAANFNGTETVTYTIRSDDGDTGTGTITFTVTEVNDPPVAVTDEFQVGKSAGSTTLDVLANDTTGVDTNETLKITAVDGANLTGTVTISSDGLSLVYTPNGTFTGTETFSYTIMDRTTGGLTASATVSVTVLDYVPRDFNFTIESTFLNAFGFDVTLTGTDDFGNAVNATVTVDAAGTFSFADQAPGSYTLTVPAIPFLIGAEQDQVFTIDSDMDDGDYTAPTIEIGAMHPSYIAIRDWFGSTSRESVVLAVVQDGDTPGFNLQVSKLASGLADPAVTLNDDGSSVIVTATSTTSTDGGQISSVLDIDSNAVDMRGQQGGFMLIRVNTPAATEFTPVSSTSAASGTAAAVFAEGEASSSAIVLPLGSADVWEQQAASSTLADSASDDDEDEEDQAAVNDIVFAEMGDLS from the coding sequence ATGACAAAACGATCTTCCGAATCTCGAAAGCCACAATCCAAGACCCGCTTGCGCCGTTGGATTCATGCCCTGCTAGGACCTGCCGAACCGCGAACCAGCGGTTCGCGATTCCTGCGGCTGGAACCTTTGGAGCATCGTCAATTGATGGCCGGAGATGTCGATCTGCTGCCACCGATCGCTCCGGCAAGCGACGAAACGGTTCAATACGCGTTGACGTCGAGCGTGACCGCCGAAGGGGAAACCACTCCCGAAGGGGAAGCCGCGCCCGATCTTGTCGCTTTTGCCAAAGCGCTCAGTGATGGTGGAGTTGTCTTCTTCGGAGCGGCCTGGTGTCCGAACTGCACCGACCAGAAGGAATTGTTTGAAGACGGTCAGAACTACCTGCCGTTTGTCGAAGTCACCAATCCCGATCATTCGCTCAACGCGACCGGAACTGCCGAAGGGATCTCCAGTTTCCCGACTTGGCGCTTCCAAGACGGAACCGAGGTCGAAGGCGTTCTGTCGCTGGCCGACATCTCCCAACGCAGTGGAATCGCGATTCCGCAGGGGGAAACACCTAGCTTTGTCCCAGTGGGCAATCAAACGGTGGGCGTGGGATCTCCGCTGCATATTCCGATCGACGCCTATGATCCCGATGGCCAACCGTTGACCGTGACGGTGACCAGTTCGGACCCGAGCCTGTTGGAGGCGTCGGTGATCAGCGGCAATCGCAGCTTGCGGCTGAAGATCGCCAATTACGGCGACATGGTCTTCGAGTTGTACGAACAACGGGCCGAGCGGCCGACGGCTCGGATCATCGAATTGACCGAGGACGGATTTTACGACGGGATCACGTTCCATCGCATCTTGGACGATTTTGTCCTGCAGGCTGGCGATCCGACAGCGACGGGCGCTGGCGGTTCGGACCTGGGGGATTTCGACGATCAATTCCACGAAGATCTTCAGCACAACGCGACGGGCATCCTTTCGTACGCGAAGACGAGCGACGACACCAACGATTCGCAGTTCTTCATCACCGAAGGGGACTCGCGACACCTCGATTTCAACCACTCGATCTTTGGTCAGTTGGTTGAAGGGGAAGCGGTCCGCGACGCGATCAGCGAGGTGCCGACCGACAGCACTGGCCGCCTGACGACAGCGTTTGCGAATGCCTTTGGCCAGATCACGATCGAAGAAGCGTCGATCTTCACCGATAACGAAAACTCGGTGATCATGCTGAAACCGACCGGCAGTGGCACCGGGCCGGTGAACGTCACGATCACGGTCACCGACAGCGACGGCAATCAGACGTCGCAAGTGATCACGGTGAATGTGACCGCCGACAATCAATTGAATTCTAACGGTAAACCGTTTCTGGGTGATCTGAGCGACGTTGCGACAACCGCTGGTCAGGCGGCGACGATCCAATTGTCCAGTACCGATGTCGAAGGGGACGCGGTCACCTACGCTGCGTTTAAGGTCGGTTCGGTTGGCTACACGACGTCGGTCAACCAATCGACGGGCGAGGTCACCGTGACGCCACCGGCTGGTTTCGTCGGTACGTTTGAGGTGCAGGTCGGTGTTAAAGCGGCCAGCAGCACGGTGACGCAAGCCGATTCGACCGCCTTCGATCTGCAGACCCTTAGCGTGACCGTACAGGCGTCGGCGTTGCAAGGCGTCACCCTGAATGCGGCGAGCGACACGGGTGTCAGCAACAGCGACGGGATCACCAGTAGCACCAACCCAACCTTCACGATCTCCGGCACGACCGCCGGTTCGACCGTGGAGTTATTGTCCGGTAGCACCGTGATCGGAACGGCGGTGGCCACCGGCACGACGACCCAGATCACAACGACGCAATTGGCGTCCAATGGTAACGGTACCTATTCGATCTCGGCGCGGCAGACCAGCGGCGGCACGACCAGTGCGGCGACCAGCCCGATTACGGTCGTCTACGATTCTTCGGCTCCGGCGGCGATCACCACGCAAATCGCAACTCAAGCGACTGCGGGATCGCTGTATACCATCGACCTGACACAAGCTGAAGAAGGCAACGGCGTCATTTATTCGCTGGCCAATGGGCCCGCGGGGATGACGATCGACGCTCAGACCGGCGTCGTCACCTGGACACCGACAACGTCGCAATTGGGCGATCAGACCTTCTCGGTGAAGACGACCGACCAAGCGGGGAACAGCCGCGACAATTCGTTCAGCGTCAACGTGGGCAGCGAGACGACGGTTTCGTTGGAGATGTCGTTCACCGATCTCGCGGGCAATCCGATCACTCAGTTGCAACGCGGTGACGAATTCCTGCTGAACATCACTGCGATCGATCATCGGCTGATCAGCTCGCTCAAGGGAGTTGCCGCTGCCTACTTGGATATTCTTTACAACCAGAACCTCGCCGAACCTGTAGGGACGAACCTGACGATCAATCCGACCGATACGGCCGAGGACATCGCCGCATCCCCCTTCACCTTCACCTCGCTCTTCAACGACGCTCGGCTCGGTTCCGCGGCGACGCCCGGTTTGATCGATGAACTGGGGGCGTTTGCTACCTCGCAACCTGGTTTGGAAGCGGGGCTGGTTTCGATTCATTTTCGAGCCTTAAATGCCGGGGTGTTGGTCTTCACCGGTGATCCCGCCGACGGAAACGGAACCGAAGTTCTGGTCCATGGTAGCGACGACGAATTGGAACCGTCGGAAGTCAATTTTGGGACCGCTTCGATCGAAATCGTTTCCACGTTTGTCGCCGCCGATGACATCTACAACTTCGACGAAGATAGTGCCAACAACGCGATGGACGTGTTGAGCAACGATCAATTACTGACCGCTGGAACGACGTTGACAATCGTCGGCACCAGCACGCCGCTCAACGGTGGCACGGTCACGATCGTGGAGGGCGGACAATCGCTGTCGTATACCCCCGCGGCCAATATCAATGGCGCCGATGAATTCACCTACACGGTCGAAGATCAGAACGGCTCCAGCCAAACCGTGACGGTTTCCGTTGGGTTGCAACCGGTCAACGACGCGCCGACCGCCGTCGCTGACACGTTCGACAACATCAATCGTGGTAGCACGGGGAACGTCTTGGAAGTGTTGGACAACGATATTATCACTCCCGATGAAAACGAAACGCTGAGAGTGATTTCGGTCGGCACGACCAGCAACGGTGGAACGGTCACCATCGCTTCGGGAGGCAGCTATATCCAGTACACTCCGGCCACCAACTTCTCTGGGACCGAAACCTTCAGCTATACGATCAGCGATCGCACGACCGGTGGTCTGACCAGCACCGCGACGGTAACGGTGAACGTTTCGGCGTTGAGCACCGGAACGCATACGTTCACCGTCGTGGAAGATGCCGCCGCGGCGACGTTCGACGTGTTGACGGGCGACCGCGCTGCCAATCCCGACGAATCGAACATCACTTTGCAGTCGATCGTTTCGACATCCAACGGCGGGACCGCGCTGATCACCAGCGATGGGACGGTCCAGTACAAACCGGCTGCCAACTTCAATGGCACCGAAACCGTCACCTATACCATTCGCAGCGATGACGGCGACACCGGAACCGGCACGATCACCTTCACCGTGACCGAGGTGAATGATCCGCCAGTCGCTGTCACGGACGAATTTCAAGTTGGCAAATCGGCAGGTTCGACGACCTTAGACGTGTTGGCCAACGACACGACAGGAGTCGATACCAACGAAACGTTGAAGATCACCGCGGTTGATGGCGCGAATCTGACCGGGACCGTGACGATCAGTTCCGATGGCCTCTCGCTGGTCTACACTCCCAACGGAACGTTTACCGGGACCGAGACCTTCAGCTACACGATCATGGATCGGACGACCGGTGGGCTGACCGCGTCGGCAACCGTCTCGGTGACGGTGCTCGATTACGTGCCACGCGACTTCAACTTTACGATCGAGAGCACGTTCTTGAATGCGTTCGGGTTCGACGTGACGCTGACCGGCACTGACGACTTTGGCAATGCGGTTAACGCAACCGTGACGGTCGATGCTGCGGGCACGTTCTCGTTTGCCGATCAGGCCCCGGGCAGCTACACGTTGACGGTTCCGGCGATTCCATTTTTGATCGGTGCTGAACAAGACCAAGTCTTCACGATCGATTCGGACATGGACGATGGGGATTACACCGCCCCGACGATTGAGATTGGTGCGATGCACCCATCCTATATCGCGATTCGCGATTGGTTCGGCAGCACATCGCGTGAGAGCGTGGTGTTAGCGGTCGTACAAGACGGGGATACTCCAGGCTTTAATCTGCAGGTCTCCAAGCTGGCATCGGGACTTGCCGATCCAGCGGTCACGCTGAACGATGATGGTTCTTCGGTGATCGTGACCGCGACCAGCACCACGAGCACCGATGGTGGCCAAATTTCCTCTGTGCTTGACATCGATTCGAATGCCGTCGATATGCGAGGGCAACAGGGTGGTTTCATGTTAATCCGGGTCAACACGCCCGCAGCGACCGAGTTCACACCTGTCAGCAGCACTTCGGCCGCCAGCGGCACTGCGGCCGCTGTCTTTGCTGAGGGCGAAGCGAGCAGTTCAGCGATCGTCCTGCCGCTTGGATCGGCCGACGTTTGGGAGCAGCAAGCTGCCAGTTCTACGCTCGCCGACAGCGCGTCGGATGACGACGAGGACGAAGAAGATCAAGCGGCTGTCAACGACATCGTGTTCGCGGAAATGGGCGATTTAAGCTAA
- a CDS encoding DUF1207 domain-containing protein, which translates to MNVSRHRCAIALWIAVLCVDAAIAQRIASLEPRTYDTQPTPGAITAALNESQAMSFDPYETSAAQIAQLPPLPMAPLPFIPQTIQPLGSNAHASVWQWQLLPKDSIYPVYLADEKASRLAGRFTRPEGDNLLLDGTLGGRFGLFRFGDRSNGPFRHGMQLDIEGSAQVRLDMEEEADVRSVDFRAGVPLSFGFGRWQTRVGYYHLSSHTGDEFLLKNPDHDRLNFSRDVLFAGAAFWITERLRTYGEVGWAFYSDVSEQWEFMFGIEYMPTAPTGWRGAPFAAAHAHLREELDYGGSLTLQAGWAWRGHDGALLRLGADFYEGKSQQWSFFDKYEPLIGFGMWYDY; encoded by the coding sequence ATGAACGTAAGTCGACATCGTTGCGCGATTGCGTTATGGATCGCCGTGCTGTGCGTCGATGCGGCGATCGCACAGCGGATCGCGTCCTTGGAACCGCGCACGTACGACACGCAGCCCACCCCCGGTGCAATCACTGCGGCCCTGAACGAATCCCAGGCGATGTCGTTTGACCCGTACGAGACCTCCGCAGCGCAAATCGCCCAATTGCCGCCGCTGCCCATGGCACCGCTGCCTTTTATTCCCCAGACGATCCAACCGCTGGGAAGCAACGCGCACGCTTCGGTCTGGCAATGGCAGCTGTTGCCCAAAGATTCGATCTACCCGGTCTATTTAGCCGACGAAAAGGCCTCGCGTCTGGCAGGCCGGTTCACGCGTCCCGAGGGTGACAACCTGCTGCTCGATGGAACGTTGGGCGGCCGCTTTGGCCTGTTTCGATTTGGCGATCGTTCCAACGGTCCGTTCCGTCACGGCATGCAATTGGATATCGAAGGTTCGGCGCAGGTGCGGCTGGACATGGAGGAGGAGGCCGACGTCCGATCGGTCGACTTTCGAGCCGGCGTGCCGTTGTCCTTTGGATTTGGACGCTGGCAAACTCGAGTGGGATATTACCACTTGAGCTCGCACACAGGCGATGAGTTCCTACTGAAAAACCCTGACCACGATCGTTTGAACTTTTCCCGCGACGTGCTGTTCGCCGGAGCTGCTTTTTGGATCACCGAGCGGCTGCGGACCTATGGCGAAGTCGGCTGGGCGTTTTATTCGGACGTCAGCGAGCAGTGGGAGTTCATGTTTGGCATCGAATACATGCCAACCGCCCCCACGGGGTGGCGAGGGGCTCCGTTCGCCGCCGCTCACGCCCATCTCCGCGAAGAACTCGACTACGGCGGCAGCCTGACGCTACAGGCCGGCTGGGCGTGGCGTGGCCACGATGGGGCATTGCTGCGGTTGGGCGCCGATTTTTACGAAGGCAAGAGCCAGCAATGGTCGTTCTTCGACAAATACGAACCCTTGATTGGATTTGGAATGTGGTACGACTACTGA
- a CDS encoding HU family DNA-binding protein, with protein MVGKAPTKTEIFNAIAESTQLTKKDIAAVFDALSAEVATAVQGPGQFTIPGLCKVTVRETPAKPKRKGRNPATGEEIWLQPKPASKKVTIRPLKALKEMI; from the coding sequence ATGGTAGGAAAAGCTCCAACCAAGACAGAAATTTTCAACGCAATCGCCGAGTCGACTCAGTTGACCAAGAAAGACATCGCGGCGGTATTCGACGCCTTGAGCGCCGAAGTTGCCACCGCAGTCCAGGGGCCTGGCCAATTCACCATTCCCGGTCTTTGCAAGGTAACCGTTCGCGAAACACCAGCGAAGCCAAAGCGTAAGGGACGCAACCCTGCAACCGGCGAAGAGATCTGGTTGCAACCAAAGCCCGCGTCGAAGAAGGTCACCATTCGCCCATTGAAGGCGTTGAAGGAAATGATCTAA
- a CDS encoding GumC family protein encodes MARRRQNTSADSPLTLFDIFAAVIEYRWRAAFTFLLVMALSLVAVVLFPKKFESEAKMFVRLGRGSVTMDTTATTGQTISIQESRESEINSITDMLQSRQLAEDVVTAIGADRILEKHSWIEKSIDNVMAMIPELPESSGAGEELGSMTPEQIKLQEQFESAVRYVVKNTKINSPKKSTTITVVCRARTPKLAQDLTTKFLESHNKMHLDAYKSPGSYKFFEENFAEHERMVSDYEDAMREAKNDMVVLTIEGKQQSLQEQITSVEKEIINTNTELFSARASLLDFMADMERLPEEMATETTRGIANEANDKMRDRLYELEIREKDLASKYKSVHPKLVTLRQQLNDSKMILASQEKEREHNVMAINPVRQDVHKSLLTAKSRIAGLEAKIDALLTVEQELNNELQKVNSFELTSSELRRRINIADNNHRIYAQKLEESRINNALDQEAISNVSIVQQPSFVMKHVSPKRSLLGVLGFLLSMLCGVFVAVASDRFPGVDDDYAELDQRLAQIESKATSRGIVERVPESSPVETDVAADDDHRVVENNHADHHND; translated from the coding sequence ATGGCACGAAGACGCCAAAATACTTCTGCTGACAGTCCGCTGACTTTGTTTGATATCTTTGCCGCGGTGATCGAATACCGTTGGCGCGCTGCGTTTACGTTCCTGTTGGTGATGGCGCTATCGCTGGTGGCCGTGGTGCTGTTCCCCAAGAAGTTTGAATCCGAAGCGAAAATGTTCGTCCGGCTCGGGCGCGGCAGCGTCACGATGGATACGACAGCAACCACGGGGCAAACGATCTCGATTCAAGAATCGCGGGAGTCGGAGATCAATTCGATCACCGATATGTTGCAAAGTCGCCAATTGGCCGAAGACGTGGTGACGGCGATCGGAGCGGATCGGATTCTGGAAAAGCATTCTTGGATCGAAAAAAGTATCGACAACGTGATGGCAATGATTCCTGAATTGCCCGAATCGTCGGGGGCTGGTGAAGAACTGGGGTCGATGACTCCCGAACAGATCAAGCTGCAGGAACAATTCGAATCGGCGGTCCGTTATGTGGTTAAAAACACAAAAATCAATTCGCCTAAGAAATCGACGACGATCACCGTCGTCTGTCGCGCCCGGACGCCCAAATTGGCCCAAGACCTGACGACCAAGTTTTTGGAAAGCCATAACAAAATGCATCTCGATGCCTACAAGTCTCCGGGGTCGTATAAGTTCTTCGAGGAGAATTTTGCCGAACACGAGCGGATGGTCAGCGATTACGAAGATGCGATGCGAGAGGCCAAAAACGACATGGTCGTGCTCACGATCGAAGGGAAGCAACAATCGCTGCAGGAACAGATCACTAGCGTTGAAAAAGAGATCATCAATACCAACACCGAACTGTTTTCGGCGCGGGCCAGTCTGTTGGATTTCATGGCCGACATGGAACGCTTGCCCGAAGAGATGGCAACCGAAACGACGCGGGGCATCGCCAATGAAGCGAATGATAAGATGCGCGATCGGTTGTACGAACTGGAGATTCGAGAAAAGGATCTGGCATCGAAATACAAGTCGGTCCATCCCAAACTGGTCACCCTGCGCCAACAACTCAACGACTCCAAGATGATCCTCGCGTCTCAGGAAAAAGAGCGGGAACACAACGTGATGGCGATCAATCCGGTTCGCCAAGATGTCCATAAATCGTTGCTGACCGCGAAATCGCGGATCGCCGGACTCGAAGCGAAGATCGACGCGTTGCTGACCGTTGAACAGGAACTCAATAACGAATTGCAAAAGGTCAACTCGTTCGAGCTCACCTCATCGGAGCTGCGGCGACGGATCAATATCGCCGACAACAACCACCGCATCTATGCGCAAAAATTAGAAGAATCGCGGATCAACAACGCGCTCGATCAGGAAGCGATCTCGAACGTTTCGATCGTCCAGCAACCTTCGTTTGTGATGAAGCATGTCAGCCCTAAACGAAGTCTGTTGGGAGTTCTCGGATTCCTGCTTTCGATGTTGTGCGGCGTCTTTGTGGCGGTGGCCAGCGATCGCTTTCCCGGTGTCGACGATGACTATGCCGAACTCGATCAACGTTTGGCTCAAATCGAATCCAAGGCCACGTCGCGCGGGATCGTTGAACGCGTGCCAGAGAGCAGTCCGGTGGAGACGGACGTTGCAGCGGACGACGACCATCGGGTGGTTGAGAACAACCACGCGGATCACCACAACGATTGA
- the fliM gene encoding flagellar motor switch protein FliM: MSDEILSQNQVEDLIRAMESEGTGQPKEKSANPAANPAPRSAASASRHNDPRMRPMNYDFKRPERVGKELMGAMRSLHEGMGRAFNAKLSGLLRSITEVKLVSADQLTYSEFVYSLDTPTCFCVLDVKPLEGNWILDIAPTLSFAVVDRMLGGDPQPNDLPNRALTEIEHRLMGRVTKLFLDGMQSTWQSVVELEPTLRSIESNPQLVQIVPPNEVIVLICFEVTMGKNRGMMNLCIPYNTIERFSSQLSSKGWGGYSSTPATPQTKHALESQLDSALVELTVTLARSKIKTGDLLSMDVGDVITTEHLIDKPLEVAIQSVPKFKATIGALKGKKAVRIREHVDTRPKASQGDAGPG; encoded by the coding sequence ATGTCCGACGAAATACTGAGCCAAAACCAAGTCGAAGATCTGATCCGCGCGATGGAATCCGAAGGCACCGGTCAGCCCAAGGAGAAATCGGCGAACCCCGCCGCCAATCCCGCGCCGCGGTCAGCCGCATCGGCGTCGCGGCACAATGATCCGCGGATGCGGCCGATGAATTACGATTTCAAACGGCCTGAACGTGTTGGCAAGGAATTGATGGGGGCGATGCGGTCGTTGCACGAAGGCATGGGACGCGCTTTCAACGCCAAGCTTTCCGGGCTGTTGCGCAGCATCACCGAAGTCAAATTGGTCAGTGCCGACCAGCTGACCTACAGCGAGTTCGTCTATAGCCTCGATACGCCCACCTGCTTCTGCGTGCTCGACGTCAAACCGCTCGAAGGCAACTGGATCCTCGACATCGCTCCCACGCTCTCGTTTGCCGTTGTCGATCGCATGCTCGGTGGCGACCCGCAACCCAATGACTTGCCCAACCGGGCGCTGACCGAGATCGAACACCGTTTGATGGGACGCGTTACCAAGCTGTTCCTCGATGGCATGCAGTCGACATGGCAAAGCGTTGTCGAACTGGAGCCGACGCTACGTTCGATCGAAAGCAATCCACAACTGGTGCAAATCGTGCCCCCGAACGAAGTGATCGTCTTGATCTGCTTCGAGGTCACGATGGGAAAGAACCGCGGCATGATGAATCTATGCATTCCGTACAACACGATCGAACGGTTTAGCAGCCAATTGTCCAGCAAGGGCTGGGGAGGCTATTCCAGCACTCCCGCGACGCCGCAAACCAAACACGCCTTGGAATCCCAACTCGATTCGGCGCTGGTGGAACTGACCGTGACGCTCGCTCGATCAAAGATCAAGACGGGCGATCTGTTGAGCATGGATGTCGGCGATGTGATTACGACCGAACATCTGATCGACAAACCGCTGGAGGTCGCGATCCAAAGCGTTCCCAAGTTCAAAGCGACGATTGGAGCGTTGAAAGGGAAGAAAGCGGTCCGGATCCGCGAACACGTCGATACGCGCCCCAAGGCGTCGCAGGGTGACGCGGGACCAGGGTGA